One window of the Zea mays cultivar B73 chromosome 3, Zm-B73-REFERENCE-NAM-5.0, whole genome shotgun sequence genome contains the following:
- the LOC541810 gene encoding delta-COP: protein MVVLAASIVSKSGKALVSRQFVDMSRIRIEGLLAAFPKLVGTGKQHTYVETENVRYVYQPIEGLYLLLITNKQSNILEDLDTLRLLSKLVPEYSPSLDEDGICKTAFEIIFAFDEAISLGNKENVTVQQVKQYCEMESHEEKAHKLMMQAKINETKDLMKKRANELDKMRMERGKLDKGGYSSISGPRVIEKTFSDMSISGSGFGSGSGLGGLSTDMDSFASKPKGRPSTAATAPGKGFGMKLGKTQKTNQFLESLKAEGEVILEDVQPSAVSTRSSALPPSDPVTVNIEEKLNVVVKRDGGISNFDVQGTLALQVLNDTDGFIHLQIESQDMPGLSFKTHPNINKDLFNSQQILGAKDPNRPFPSGQNETPLVKWRIQGMDESSLPLSVNCWPSVSGNETYVNIEYEASEMFDLHNVVISIPLPALREAPSVRQIDGEWKFDSRNSVLEWSILLIDQSNRSGSMEFVVPPADPSSFFPISVGFSASSTFSDLKVTGILPLKEGNPPKFSQRARLLTANYQVV from the exons ATG gtggttcttgcagcttcaatcGTTTCAAAGTCGGGGAAAG CACTTGTTTCAAGACAGTTTGTTGACATGTCTCGCATAAGAATTGAAGGATTACTTGCTGCGTTCCCGAAACTGGTTGGAACTGGGAAACAGCACACTTATGTTGAAACTGAAAATGTGCGTTATGTTTATCAACCTATTGAAGGATTATATCTTCTACTTATCACAAACAAGCAGAGCAATATTCTTGAAGATCTGGACACATTGAGGCTTCTCTCCAAGCTT GTGCCTGAATACTCCCCTTCCTTGGATGAGGACGGTATTTGTAAAACAGCATTTGAGATTATATTTGCTTTTGATGAAGCCATCTCTCTTGGGAACAAGGAAAATGTGACAGTGCAACAAGTTAAACAATATTGTGAGATGGAGAGCCATGAAGAGAAGGCACACAAGCTGATGATGCAAGCCAAAATCAACGAAACCAAGGATCTCATGAAGAAGAGGGCTAATGAACTTGACAAAATGAGG ATGGAAAGAGGCAAGCTTGACAAAGGAGGATACTCATCAATATCTGGTCCACGCGTGATTGAAAAAACGTTTAGTGACATGAGCATCAGTGGTTCTGGATTTGGTAGTGGTTCTGGATTAGGTGGACTGAGCACTGATATGGACTCATTTGCCAGCAAGCCCAAAG GTCGTCCATCTACAGCAGCTACTGCACCTGGTAAAGGTTTTGGTATGAAATTAGGCAAGACACAGAAGACAAATCAATTCCTCGAGTCTTTGAAAGCTGAAGGAGAAGTCATTTTGGAGGATGTACAACCAAGTGCAGTTTCTACAAGATCATCTGCTCTTCCACCAAGTGACCCTGTCACAGTGAACATAGAAGAGAAGCTCAATGTTGTTGTTAAAAGAGATGGTGGTATTAGTAACTTTGATGTTCAAGGAACACTTGCTCTTCAGGTTCTTAATGATACTGATGGGTTCATCCATTTGCAG ATTGAAAGCCAAGATATGCCTGGGCTTAGCTTCAAAACACACCCAAATATCAATAAGGATTTGTTTAACAGTCAGCAAATTTTGGGAGCAAAAGATCCAAACAGGCCCTTTCCGAGTGGTCAAAATGAAACTCCTCTGGTGAAATGGAGAATCCAGGGGATGGATGAGTCATCTTTACCTCTGTCAG TCAATTGCTGGCCGTCAGTATCTGGAAATGAAACCTATGTGAACATTGAATATGAAGCTTCTGAGATGTTTGATCTGCACAACGTTGTCATATCTATACCTCTGCCAGCACTTCGGGAGGCTCCGAGTGTTAGACAGATCGATGGAGAGTGGAA GTTCGACTCAAGAAACTCTGTGTTGGAATGGTCTATTCTCCTTATCGATCAGTCGAATCGCAG TGGTTCCATGGAATTTGTTGTTCCCCCAGCTGACCCATCATCGTTTTTCCCCATCTCCGTTGGATTTTCTGCATCGAGTACTTTCAGTGATCTGAAG GTTACTGGAATTCTTCCTCTGAAGGAAGGCAACCCTCCCAAGTTTTCTCAGCGGGCTCGTTTGCTCACTGCTAACTACCAAGTTGTTTAA